Proteins co-encoded in one Burkholderia ambifaria AMMD genomic window:
- a CDS encoding recombinase family protein has product MSRTFAYARVSTADQTATNQLREIKAAGFTVDKRRVVAESISGSVSADQRPGFAELLLKMEEGDVLIVTKLDRLGRNAMDVRATVEDLASRGIRIHCLALGGVDLTSAAGRMTMQVLNAVAEFERDLMIERTHAGITRARAEGKAMGRPSALSKQQRGEVRQRLAEGATVAGLAKQYGTSRQTIMRVRSSTND; this is encoded by the coding sequence ATGTCCCGGACTTTTGCATACGCCCGAGTCAGTACAGCCGACCAGACGGCGACTAACCAGCTCCGCGAGATCAAAGCGGCTGGCTTTACGGTCGACAAACGTCGGGTTGTGGCGGAGAGTATTTCTGGTAGCGTAAGCGCGGATCAGCGTCCGGGATTTGCTGAGCTACTGCTTAAGATGGAAGAGGGTGATGTCCTGATCGTGACTAAGCTGGATCGCCTTGGCCGGAACGCAATGGACGTGCGCGCAACCGTTGAGGATTTGGCGAGTCGTGGTATTAGGATCCATTGCCTCGCACTCGGTGGTGTTGATCTTACCAGTGCAGCGGGTCGGATGACGATGCAGGTGCTGAATGCCGTTGCCGAGTTTGAACGAGATTTGATGATTGAGCGGACGCATGCCGGAATAACACGTGCTCGGGCGGAGGGCAAAGCGATGGGGCGACCAAGCGCCCTTTCGAAACAACAGCGCGGAGAGGTCCGACAGCGGCTCGCCGAAGGGGCAACTGTGGCGGGGCTTGCGAAGCAGTATGGTACGAGTCGGCAGACGATCATGCGCGTACGCTCCAGTACAAACGACTAA
- a CDS encoding DUF4393 domain-containing protein has translation MSDDGVKNAIEDAKSTVELVGAIVKVAGDHPDVKAAGSNLAKSAKTITQFINVGLLPLAAINYGYGKAKEYFEHRFASDVAEAAEAIPPDNLCEPEAAVIGPALQGLAFTHGYDSLRNMYLKLIATAMDDRHAKNAHPAFAEIIRQLSAPEAQVLNFILKVNTHPIVQVRFNTYRDEHAALKFSFPESYQTVETHVLGLHRDGVPWASRELPALVDNWIRLGLVTVSYETSIAGENIYEWAKSRPEYRYWVPQNAPPQRTLEIASGRLDVTAFGRQFGAAIGVRT, from the coding sequence ATGTCAGACGACGGGGTAAAGAATGCGATTGAGGACGCAAAGAGCACGGTCGAGTTAGTCGGGGCGATCGTTAAGGTTGCGGGTGATCATCCAGATGTGAAGGCGGCCGGATCTAATTTGGCAAAATCAGCCAAGACGATTACCCAATTCATCAACGTGGGGCTACTTCCTCTAGCCGCCATTAACTACGGCTATGGGAAAGCAAAAGAGTACTTCGAACATCGATTTGCGTCAGATGTCGCTGAGGCCGCAGAGGCCATCCCTCCCGACAATCTATGTGAACCCGAAGCCGCGGTCATTGGCCCAGCTCTTCAGGGCCTGGCATTCACCCATGGATACGATAGTTTGAGAAACATGTATCTCAAGCTAATAGCGACTGCCATGGACGATCGGCATGCTAAAAATGCACACCCTGCATTTGCAGAGATTATTCGACAACTCAGCGCACCTGAAGCTCAAGTATTAAATTTCATTCTTAAAGTCAACACCCATCCTATCGTACAAGTTCGCTTCAACACCTATCGAGATGAACACGCGGCACTGAAGTTTTCTTTTCCGGAAAGCTACCAGACCGTGGAAACTCATGTATTGGGCCTTCATCGTGATGGTGTACCGTGGGCGTCCCGAGAATTGCCGGCGTTGGTCGACAATTGGATTCGTCTTGGTCTAGTGACAGTGAGCTACGAAACTTCGATTGCCGGAGAGAATATCTACGAATGGGCGAAATCGCGACCCGAGTATAGGTATTGGGTACCTCAAAACGCACCGCCGCAGAGGACGTTGGAAATTGCGAGCGGGCGGCTTGACGTCACGGCGTTTGGAAGGCAGTTCGGTGCGGCTATTGGCGTGAGGACGTAA